The Phyllobacterium zundukense DNA segment CGGTACGCGGAGTTAACGTCGGGTGATGTGGTTCTGGACATAGGCTCCAACGACGCTACGAGCCTCAAAGCCTACTCGACAACAAATCTGCTTAGAATCGGCATAGATCCAACCGGCGCGAAATTTCGCTCCTACTATCCTGATGACATCGTGTTGGTGCCCGATTTCTTTTCAGCGAAGAGCTTCCGAACCGTCTCAGCGCGTCCGGCGAAACTCGTCACCTCAATTGCAATGTTCTACGACCTTGACGCTCCCGTCGCTTTTGCTCAGGAGATCGAGCAAATTTTGGCCCCGGACGGCATTTGGCATTTCGAGCAAAGCTACATGCCATCCATGCTTAGGCTCTGTTCTTATGACACGATCTGTCATGAACATTTGGAATATTATTCACTCACGGCAGTCCAGGCGATTGTCGAGGCCGCAGGGATGAAAATAGTTGATGTTCATATGAATGCTGTGAATGGTGGCAGCTTCGCAGTCACAGCAGCAAAAGCCAACAGCACCGTTAAGGTCAACCGACCGGTAATTGAGTGGATGCTCCAGCAAGAGAACCGTCTCGGCCTAGGAACGCCGAAGCCATACCGCGAGTTCGAAGAGCGAGTCTTTCGACACCGCGAAGATTTGATCAGACTTTTGGATTCGTTGGTC contains these protein-coding regions:
- a CDS encoding class I SAM-dependent methyltransferase, with amino-acid sequence MSPTGYRKLETCRLSGSRNLIPVLSLGHQALTGVFPTNRADDITNGPLELVWCPDSGLLQLAHSYDPSEMYGKNYGYRSGLNQSMVEHLTRKIRHLERYAELTSGDVVLDIGSNDATSLKAYSTTNLLRIGIDPTGAKFRSYYPDDIVLVPDFFSAKSFRTVSARPAKLVTSIAMFYDLDAPVAFAQEIEQILAPDGIWHFEQSYMPSMLRLCSYDTICHEHLEYYSLTAVQAIVEAAGMKIVDVHMNAVNGGSFAVTAAKANSTVKVNRPVIEWMLQQENRLGLGTPKPYREFEERVFRHREDLIRLLDSLVADGKKVIGYGASTKGNVVLQFCGITEKQVPFIAEVNSEKFGCFTPGSGIPIISEAEARAMNPDYFLVLPWHFKDGILRREHEYLNAGGKFIFPFPEIEII